Proteins encoded together in one Chiloscyllium plagiosum isolate BGI_BamShark_2017 chromosome 50, ASM401019v2, whole genome shotgun sequence window:
- the LOC122544573 gene encoding histone H2A, sperm-like, producing MTGRGGKGSGKARSKAKSRSSRAGLQFPVGRVHRLLRKGNYAERVGAGAPVYLAAVLEYLTAEILELAGNAARDNKKTRIIPRHLQLAVRNDEELNKLLGGVTIAQGGVLPNIQAVLLPKKTAAAGAAKK from the coding sequence ATGACTGGAAGAGGaggaaagggcagtgggaaagctCGCTCCAAGGCGAAGTCTCGGTCGTCCCGGGCTGGCCTGCAGTTCCCGGTGGGCCGTGTTCACAGGCTCCTGAGAAAGGGTAACTATGCTGAGCGTGTGGGTGCCGGAGCGCCGGTCTATCTGGCTGCGGTGCTGGAGTATCTGACGGCTGAAATCCTGGAGCTGGCCGGCAACGCGGCCCGGGACAACAAGAAGACCCGCATCATCCCCAGGCACCTGCAGCTGGCCGTGCGCAACGACGAGGAGCTCAACAAGCTGCTGGGAGGGGTGACCATCGCACAGGGCGGGGTGCTGCCTAATATCCAGGCCGTGCTGCTGCCCAAGAAAACAGCTGCTGCGGGAGCCGCTAAAAAGTGA
- the LOC122544622 gene encoding histone H4 gives MSGRGKGGKGLGKGGAKRHRKVLRDNIQGITKPAIRRLARRGGVKRISGLIYEETRGVLKVFLENVIRDAVTYTEHAKRKTVTAMDVVYALKRQGRTLYGFGG, from the coding sequence ATGTCTGGAAGAGGCAAAGGAGGCAAAGGCCTGGGAAAAGGCGGAGCGAAGCGGCACCGCAAAGTGCTCCGTGATAACATCCAGGGCATCACCAAACCAGCCATTCGGCGCCTGGCTCGCCGTGGCGGGGTCAAGCGCATCTCGGGCTTGATCTACGAGGAGACCCGCGGGGTGCTGAAGGTTTTCCTGGAGAATGTGATCAGGGATGCGGTTACCTACACTGAACACGCCAAGCGCAAGACGGTCACCGCCATGGATGTGGTGTACGCTCTGAAACGCCAGGGCCGCACTCTCTATGGATTCGGCGGCTGA